GCGGCCCGGCACAGGAGCAACCTGGCGTTCGACACCTCCTCATCCTCCATGACCACGCGATTTTCATGATAAAAGCGATGAAACACCGTGGCCAGTTCCTGCAGATAATCCGGAATCCGATGGGGCTCCAGATACTGCGCGGCGCGGGCGATGACCTCCGGGTAATCGATCAATTTTTTGATCAGCTGCAATTCAA
This bacterium DNA region includes the following protein-coding sequences:
- the argS gene encoding arginine--tRNA ligase (catalyzes a two-step reaction, first charging an arginine molecule by linking its carboxyl group to the alpha-phosphate of ATP, followed by transfer of the aminoacyl-adenylate to its tRNA; class-I aminoacyl-tRNA synthetase), which translates into the protein ELQLIKKLIDYPEVIARAAQYLEPHRIPDYLQELATVFHRFYHENRVVMEDEEVSNARLLLCRAARLVLANGLKILGISAPETM